In the genome of Mixta calida, the window AACGGCGCGATTGGAGGTTTTGGCGCGGTGGGTACCGTTAAAGCCGATCATGATGCGGTCGAGTGACTGGCGCTTTACGATGGCATCACGCAGGCGGGCCTGAAAATCTTCATAGCGGGCCCACAAATCCAGCGTGTTATAGCGAATATGAAAGTCGTAGTTCACCTGCGCGCACTCATACATGTCGCTGTCCAGCGCGGCAAAGTCGGCGGTTTCGCGCTCGTCGCCGCCTGCGGTGTCGGTGGTGCTGGCAATCGAGCCGGTCACGCCGATGCCGATTTTCTCGCCCTTCATTTCAGCAACCGGCACGATGTTGATGCGGGTCAGAAAGTCCGAGGACTCCTGTACGCGGTTCATCAGGGTCTGCGTGACCGACGGCTCCACGGTGAATTTTTTGTTCATGTCGCCGGTGTCAACGCCGTTCAGCTCGGCCAGGCGGGACATAAAGGCGTTAAATTTAAAGCGGGTGTTCTGGCGCATCTGCGCTCCTGTTCTGTTCAGTTATCGGGTTGTGGTTCAGGCAATGCCTGTCAGCAGTCGGTCTGCGCGCCGGATTTCGGGTCGCTGCCGGTTGCCGCCGGACGACGGGTAAAGCTGGCACCGTCATTCTGCGAAAGCTGCGTTTTCAGCGCGCTGAAGGCGTTGCGGTCGTCTGCGCTCTGCTGCTCCAGCGCCTCAAGGCGTCCGGTTAAGCCCGCTTCCAGCGCCGACAGCTTCTGCGTCAGCTCTTCCTCGTTCTGCTGCACCTTTTCCGCAACGGCCGTGACGGCCGCGCCCATGTCGGCAAACTGCTCGCTGTCGGTTTTCTTTTTGCGGGAAAACAGGCCGGTGACGTAGCTCAGAACGGACGGGGCCGGATCGGATTCTTCGGTGAACTCAATCAGCGTTTCTTCCGCAGCCGTAAACAGGTTGTCTTTATGCAGCTTGCGTGAGGCCAGCGGATTCGCCGCAGCGGTGGCGCTGAAGCTCAGAATCTCAGTGCCGAGGCTTGCCGGGTCGTCGGTCACGGCCAGACCAACCAGATAGGCTTCGCCGGTGTCGGCAAACGCCGGATTCACCTCAATGGAGGTGTAAATTTTCTGGCGTGCCTTTGTCAGCGCAACCAGCTCCGGCGTCGGGTCAATCCAGCCATACAGCGCCAGCTTGCCTTTCAGCGGGCCGTCGGTGATTTCTGCCGCTTCCACGGCGGTGACGTCACCAAAGCGGCGGAAGGTGCCGTCAGGCCCGTAGCTCTTGATGTGTTCCATATTGATGCGTGCGCCGTAGACGGACGGGTCATAGCTCGCCGCCATCTGAGAAATCCAGTCACGGGAAATTTTGCGCCCGTCGGTGGTTGCGCCTTCGACGGCGATGCGAAAACGCTTTGCTTTAGTTGCCATTAATCAGGCTCCGGTCAGGGGTGTGGTTCGGTTCGGGGTCAGTTTCCCTGCCACGGGGTTTTCCCTCAACGTAAGCCGGTTTGCTCACGGATGAGCGGACAGGGACAGCGGGCGCGGGCGTTTTGGCACCGGTAGCCTTATCGCCATGAACATGACACCCACCACCACCATCAGCGATCCGCGCCGCCAGGCAGCCCTGCTTTACTGGCAGGGTTACTCTGTGCGCCAGATAGCGGAAACGCTCAGCATCAAAACGCCGACCGTGCAGAGCTGGAAGCTGCGCGACGCGTGGGAGGACGTTGCGCCCATCAGTCGCGTGGAAGCCAGCATGGAGGCGCGGTTAATTCAGCTCATCCTGAAAGAGGTCAAAGGCAATGGTGACTACAAAGAGATAGACGCGCTTGGCCGTCAGATTGAACGCCTCGCCCGCGTGGAGCGCTACCGCAGCAGCGGCAACGAGGCCGATCTGAATCCGAACGTACGCAACCGTAACAAAGGCGAGCGCCAGCCGGTCGTGAAGAACGTCTTCAGCGACGAGCAGGCGGAAAAGCTGACCGGCCTGTTTATGGATAACTGCTTTGAATATCAGCTCAACTGGCACAAAGCCGGACTGGATCACCGTATCCGCAACATCCTGAAGTCGCGCCAGATAGGTGCCACGTTCTACTTTGCCCGCGAGGCGCTGATTGACGCGCTGACCACCGGGCGCAACCAGATATTTTTGTCGGCCAGCAAGGCGCAGGCGCACGTCTTTAAAAACTACATCATTGACTTTGCCCGCCAGGTGGACGTTGACCTGAAGGGCGACCCGATTGTGCTGCCGAACGGTGCCCGCCTGATTTTTCTTGGCACCAACGTGCGCACCGCGCAGAGCTACACCGGCAACCTGTATCTCGATGAATATTTCTGGATACCGAAATTCCAGGAGCTGCGAAAGGTCGCCAGCGGCATGTCGCTGCATAAAAAGTGGCGCACCACCTACTTTTCCACGCCGTCGAGCCTGTCGCACTCCGCTTATCCGTTCTGGTCGGGCGAGCTGTTCAACAAAGGGCGGCGCAGCAAAGCCGATCGCATCGAAATCGACCTGTCGCATACGCACCTGGCAAAAGGCGCGCTGTGCGGTGACGGCCAGTGGCGGCAGATTGTGACGGTTGAGGATGCGCTGACCGGCGGCTGTAACCTGTTTGACCTCGACCAGCTCCAGCTGGAATACAGCCCGTCGGAATACCAGAACCTGCTGATGTGTGAGTTTGTGGACGATGAGGCGAGCGTGTTCCCGTTCGCCGAGCTGCAGACCTGCATGATCGACAGCCTGGAGGAATGGAGCGACTTTAACCCGTACCTGCCGCGCCCGTTTGATTACCGCCCGGTCTGGATTGGCTACGACCCGTCGCACACCGGCGACAGCGCAGGCTGTGCCGTTATCGCGCCGCCGCTGGTTGCGGGCGGCAAGTTTCGCGTGCTGGAGCGTCACCAGTGGCGGGGCATGGACTTTGCCGCGCAGGCAAAATCCATTGAGGACTTAACGAAAAAATACACCGTCGAGTATATCGGCGTGGATGCGACCGGCATCGGCCAGGGCGTTTTCCAGCTGGTTCGCCAGTTCTACCCGGCGGCGCGTGAAATCCGTTACTCGCCGGAAGTGAAAACCGCGATGGTGCTGAAGGCAAAAGACACCATCAGCAGCGGACGCCTGGAATACGATGCGGGCCAGACCGACATTACGCAGTCTTTTATGGCAATCCGCAAAACCATGACCGCCAGCGGCAACCGCTCCACCTATGAGGCGAGCCGCAGCGAGGACGCCAGCCACGCCGACGTCGCCTGGGCAATCATGCACGCCCTGCTTAACGAACCGCTGACCGCCGCCAGCGGCGGCGCTAACCCTTCAATTCTGGAATTTTACTGATGAGCAAACGCAGGGGCCGTAAGGCTTTCAACGCAAAAACGCAGCCCGTACCGGCCGCCGCACCGCAGCAGCAGGCGGAAGCGTTCACCTTTGGCGAGCCGACGCCGGTTATGGACAAGCGCGATATCCTGGATTATGCCGAGTGCATCGGTAACGGGCGCTGGTATGAGCCGCCGGTCAGCTTTCACGGGCTGGCGAAAAGCCTGCGAGCGGCGGTGCATCACAGCTCGCCGATTTATGTGAAGCGAAACATACTGGCGTCCACTTTTGTGCCGCACCCGATGATGAGCCAGCAGGAGTTCAGCAAGTTTGCGCTGGACTATCTGGTGTTCGGCAATGCCTTTGCCGAGCTGCGCCGTAACGGCCTCGGTGAGCCGTGGCGACTGGAAACCACGCCCGCGAAGTTTACCCGCCGGGGCGTGGAGGAAGGCGTTTACTGGTTTGTGAATGACTGGAAAGAGCCGCATCCGTTCGCCGCTGGCAGCGTCTTCCACCTCATTGAGCCGGATATTAACCAGGAGCTGTACGGCCTGCCGGAATATCTCAGCGCGTTAAACTCTGCCTGGCTGAATGAAGCGGCCACGCTGTTTCGCCGCAAGTATTATCAGAACGGCGCACACGCAGGCTACATCCTGTATATGACCGACGCGGCGCAGAGCAGCAGCGATATCGACCGGATGCGCCAGGCGATGCGCGACACGAAAGGCCTGGGTAACTTCCGCAATCTGTTTATGTACGCGCCGAACGGCAAGCCGGACGGAATTAAGATCCTGCCGCTCAGCGAGGTGGCGACGAAAGATGATTTCTTTAACATCAAAAAGGCCAGCCGTGACGACCTGCTGAGCGCGCACCGCGTGCCGCCGCAAATGATGGGGATTATCCCGGACGGTGCAGGCGGCTTTGGCGATTCGGTGAAGGCGGCACAGGTGTTTGTCCGCAATGAGCTGACGCCGTTGCAGGAAAGGATAAAGGAAATTAACAGCTGGGCAGGCGAAGAGGTGATCGCGTTCCGCCCCTACGAGCTTGAGCAAAAAACGACCTGACCTGCCAGCTCTCAACGCGCCGCATTTCACGATAGATCACCGCTCAAAATCCCGCCCGCATACGTAACCCCGTAAACGCCCCCATACGCGTTTTGCGGGGTTTTCTCGTTTCGCTTGTTCTTATTCATCTGCCGCCGCTGCGCTCGTCTGCGTGGCGCTGGCGCGTCCTGCGCGTGAATGTTTTCACCGTTCGCGCGCAATGCTATCCCCGCCACGCCTGCCCGCTTTATGCATCGTTTTTAATGCAGGTGCATGATCCAAAAAAAACGGGGCCAGCTGTGGCCCCGTCATATGTTTTTTGCTGTATATGGTGCATGCAAATCCATGCGTGTTATGCATGCATGGCCTGCCGCAAAGAGAAACCGCTCACTAACTTCTTTTAAAAGACGTTTCAAGACGGCCAGTTTTTTAAATGATTCCCTGATGAAGTGAAGCCGACTACATTATTTTTTGTGTTTTATCGGGTGCGATTCAATTCGCCTGGACAGTAACCTTCAGGGTTGTTTTTCAAGCGGCACGGCTGAAAAGAAGACTGAAAACTGTTGATTAGCCATTGCAGTATTACCGGCAATATCAGCTATCAGGCTGAGCGCGATCTCTCTGTCGCGTTCTTTGCAAATCCCTTCACTGGTCAGCCTTGCAATCAGCTCTACACGTTCAAGTATTACCCGCTTTTGTAAATCATTATCCATGCGCCCTCCCCTTTCGATTACTGTACAGATATACAGTAGCATAGCACTATCACTCAGAAAAAGAAAAATATTAATGGCGAATAGCTTTTTTATCTTGATGATAAGAAAGACTATTTACGTCGTTTGACCTACTAATAACTAACCTGCCAACCTCCCTTTAGTCAGCTACCATCCGTCCGCCTTTTATTAACCTTAGTTCATTATTGTGCGTTTTTTGCTCGCGCCATATCGGCCAATCGGTTTACTCTGGCTAACAGGCTCTCCTTTCTTGATGATGCTTTTGCGCGCAATAACTCACCATATTTGGAGCTACGGAACATACGACCGGCGATTTTCGTTTCGGTACCGCCAAGCAAACGCACAGCCAGACCGCGACTGATGGTTTCACCGCACAAATCTTTCACCTGGCTTATCACGTTGTCGCATGCAGCCTCAATTTTCTCCGATCGCCTCAGCCTCAGGTGCCTTTTTTCTGGCTTCTGCGCTCTAATCCGGCTTAGCAGCTGCCGCCTTTCTCGCCTGCTCATGCCGTCCAGGTCTATTTCTGGATAACTTTCCGGGGAATTCGAATCCTTGGATCTCAAACCTCCCGTACAGTTATTGACAGAACTCCAAGGGGACGCGGGCGCGTCCCTCAATTCAAAAGCCAGGTCAACGGCGGCACGCTTCGGCACAATCTTCCACTGCGTGAGGCGGGTTAAAATGGGGGTGTCGTCACCAATAGCTGTCGCGTATACACCTTTGATACGCGTGATTTCTTCACCGTACTGATTGCAGTCCTCGCTTGTCTGATACCAGTTACGCACGACCAAATCGTCACGTTTTACAAACGGCCCGCCCTGAGCATTAACGTACTCAGCCCATTTGCCGCCATCAGCTGCGTCATGCACAGCAGCAAATTCAACACTCAAACCGTGGGCGGTTTCGCTGTCTGCCATTTTGCGTAATTCACGGAAAACAGTCACAGGTGCGCCACCGATAAACTGAAACTGGCGGATATTCCATCGGGCTGCCCAGGCACAAACGGCGGGTGCGGTTTCCTTCAGCTCCTTACCGCTTTCGTCGTCCAGCTCGCCGTCCAGCGCATATCCGTCGATATTTTTTGAAATGTACTTCGCCACGTAGCCGGTTGCGCTGCCTTTCTCTGGATCAATGGATTCTGCATGGAAACGAGCCTTGCGGGCTTTTTCTGTAGTCAGCTCGCTACTGTCCTGTTGATAGGCATAGTCGCGGATCACCTGGCGCACCTGCTCCACATCTTCCGGGCGCATAAACATCAGCATATGCCAGTGCGGGGTGCCGTCATGGTGCGGCTCGGCAACACGAATCCCGAAAATACGGATATCTTCACGATGAAGCTTGGAGCGGATTTTCTGCCATACATTGCACAGGTAACGCTGGGTATCTGACGGGCTGGCACCGTTCCACTTACGATTGCGGTGACCGGTCTTAATGGTGGCGTGATAGCGGGCGGGTGCGGTCAGCGTATAAAATTCACCAACAAAGCCCATTTCAGCACAAATATCTTCAAAGCCGCGAATACGGTTCATTAACTCACCACGACGAATATTAGGGTTAGCAACGCTACCGTCGTATTTTTCAATAAGACTAATTCGGTTGCCTTCCTCGTCTTCTAAATCCATACCTTTGAGATACTCACGGGTGCGGCGCTTCTGTTCGCGCCATTCAATAACAGTCATTGAGCTGGCGTAAGGGGTATGCTTTTTGCTGACGTTCGCCAGGGCAATTTGCAGATGCTCACGCCATGAGGCAGCCACACGACGCAGGCGACCTTTCCACCATGTTTCGTTTTGCATGCGCATGATCGCGGGTGCTACATCTTCAGGGCAGAACAGACGGGAAGTAACTTTTTCCCATAACGGCGGGGTCTGCCCCATTTCACGGGCGATCGCGGCAGCGGTCATATAGATGCGGTGAGTGTATTTGTAATCTGACTCGTCGGCAGACTGTGAATGCGCCTGCGCCATTTCCGCCAGAATAAAGCTGGCGGCATCACCGGCCAGCAAATCCACATCAGCGCGGGACATATCGGGCAGTCGGTTAAATCGACGCATCAACTCCCACAGCGTACCGGCAGCACCGGCAGCCCCCTGTTGTTCTCCGGCATTACCGGCCAGCAGGGTAAATGTTCCGGTGGACATTTCGCCGAGGCGGTACTGCGCGTTAACTTTTTCAACGCGTGGCAATGTGCGCTCAACGAAAGTTTTCGTTAAATACACATTGGCACGGGCTGTGCCCTGGTTTTTCTTCAGCTCGCTTGTGCGGCGTTTAACGTCCAGCTGTACCAGTACGGGCTGCTTTTCCAATAACTCCTGCGCACGCAACAGCGCCGCAATCATCTGATCGCGGCGGCGGATTTCTTCATAGGTAGGATAAGGGCTGGCGATGGCCTCCCGTGGAGCATTCCACGGGTAAGCGTATTCTTTCTGCATCAGAGGCCGCCCTGGTAATGACGGCTTTTCAGCTCTGCGATTTCCTGACACGTCACGCAGCGGGTAACGCCGTGAATGGCACGGCGGCGTTTTTCCGGTATTGCTGCGTCACAGTCTTCGCAGAAAAAATTGCTGACTTGCGTCGGCCGACCGGTTACCAGAATCACTTGCTGTTCCAGCTCCTCCTGCACGCGCTCTTGTACGCGATCCATTGAGTCGCCCATTAGTGCAGCTCCTGCGATTCGCTTTCATAACGTGTAGCTTCCTGGCGGATAAGCTCTGCTGCCTCAATGCCGTTCAGCCCCTTCTGATGGATATGTAAAGCCAGAGCAACCAGCCGCTCAGAAACGCGCAGCGCGCGCTCTTTACGTTCCTCGTTACGGGCCTTATTGAGCAGCGCCACCATTGCGTCGGTGTCAGCTTCAAAATTGCGGGTTTCAATATTTCGCATTTCTCTTTCTCCATATTTCGGGCAAAAGAATGCCCGGCGGGTTTACGCCTTTAATTAATTCAGGGTTATTTATTCAGGAATAAAACAGTCTGCTGTTGAAAACTGACGCGGTAATATCCGTCCCCAGCGCGCAACCTTATTCATTGCGATAATGATTTTTTCACGGCGGCGCTCGTCGAAATACTCAAACGGCTTGCCGATTTCATCAGCTTTGAAAGTGCCCGGCGCTTCGCGGTTCGCCAGCGTCAGCACGCAAAACTTAAAGTCTTCGTTCTGCCGGTTGAAATAATTCAGCGCCGGATTGCTGTTTGCCTTAAGCAGCTGTCGCCACGTTTTCCGAAACTCATCAAACGTCATTGTTTCGACTTTATCCGCGCGGGCATGTACCAGACGAATTTCGGTAAAACGTGCCGGTGCGGTTTTTTCTGTTACAGCGAGTGCAAGATTATTCATACCAACCACCTATGAAACTTTTGAGGCGACCAATCATGCCTGGGCGCTTCGTTGATAATGCGCGCAACAGCTGCTGCTGATTGTTGCTGGGATGCCAGCGTGTGCCGTCGTTCCCCATAATCCAGCCATGACCGTAAGATGGTGACTGGCTCTGCCGCTTAAGGAGCGGCGCGACCGAAAAAGGCATCATTCCCTCAGCTCATACCAATTGTTGCGCCAATTCCGCTAATCGCATCAACAGTGGAGGCCATTGCAGGATTTGACTGAATACGCGCCTGGACAGCCAGCGCAGCCAATGTGAGACAGCGAATGCCGTTATTGACGTTCTGCAACAGACCGCGCTTGCAGTTATGGGTCAGTTGAACGCCAGGCAAAGCGCCTGCTGCAAGCTGCCCAATTTCGGCTGTTGCTTTCATCACGTAATGCGGCAGCTTTTCTTTAGCCATCTCGTTAACAGGTACGCAGGGCAGGCATTGTAATTGTGCCAGCGCGCCGTCAATCAGCGTTGGGTCTTCGGTTAGATCGGTCAGGGTTAGCATCTCAGCGACAGTAAGCTGATGAACCTGCTCCGGGTTGAGCTTGTTGCGAAGTGTCTGCACTTTCATACCAGCCCGTTGTGCCAGCACATTCATGTTGTGCGTGAGCGCAAACTTGCGACAGGCGCTTTCAAAGTGTTGTTGGGTGGTAATCTGAAAATCAAACATGTGCGAATCTCCTTATTCACTTAATGTGAATTAACCACCGATAATGAGCTGAAAACGAGAATGCCCCAACGCTTTGCGCAACTGCTCTTCTTTCCAGCGAGCGTAATAAATTCGAATCGGGCTGCCAGCTTTAGAGCAGCCTTTAGGGATGGTGCGGGTTTCGATTGGTAATTTGGGGTTGTCTCCAGTCGTCCAGCGGTAAACTGTGCGAACAGAGACACCCTCTAACTTGGCGAACTCTTTAGTAGTAACAATCGGCGCGGGAACCGTGAAGATTGCGATTTCAGAAGCCATATAGCATCATTCCTCTTTTGGGGTTTGTGACATTGTTTGCCAAAGTCTTGCCATCATTTGCCACCGTTAACAGCGATATTAATATTATTTTTAATATCACGCAACTAAGGAATATTAACTTTAATGTTGGATGCTAATTTTGATAACTCGGCGTTACTAAATCGGATTTGCGAGGTTTATGGTTTTACTCAGAAAATTCAACTAGCTAACCACTTTAAAATCGCCGCCAGTTCCTTACAAAACCGCTATACGCGCGGCAATCTGTCTTATGACCTTGCAGTACTCTGCGCCCTTGAAACCGGCGCTGATATCAAGTGGCTTATGACTGGCGAAGGTAAGAGGGGTCATTCATCTGAAGAATCCAACA includes:
- a CDS encoding phage regulatory CII family protein, which codes for MFDFQITTQQHFESACRKFALTHNMNVLAQRAGMKVQTLRNKLNPEQVHQLTVAEMLTLTDLTEDPTLIDGALAQLQCLPCVPVNEMAKEKLPHYVMKATAEIGQLAAGALPGVQLTHNCKRGLLQNVNNGIRCLTLAALAVQARIQSNPAMASTVDAISGIGATIGMS
- a CDS encoding GPO family capsid scaffolding protein, whose protein sequence is MATKAKRFRIAVEGATTDGRKISRDWISQMAASYDPSVYGARINMEHIKSYGPDGTFRRFGDVTAVEAAEITDGPLKGKLALYGWIDPTPELVALTKARQKIYTSIEVNPAFADTGEAYLVGLAVTDDPASLGTEILSFSATAAANPLASRKLHKDNLFTAAEETLIEFTEESDPAPSVLSYVTGLFSRKKKTDSEQFADMGAAVTAVAEKVQQNEEELTQKLSALEAGLTGRLEALEQQSADDRNAFSALKTQLSQNDGASFTRRPAATGSDPKSGAQTDC
- a CDS encoding DUF2732 family protein codes for the protein MRNIETRNFEADTDAMVALLNKARNEERKERALRVSERLVALALHIHQKGLNGIEAAELIRQEATRYESESQELH
- a CDS encoding TraR/DksA family transcriptional regulator, which encodes MGDSMDRVQERVQEELEQQVILVTGRPTQVSNFFCEDCDAAIPEKRRRAIHGVTRCVTCQEIAELKSRHYQGGL
- a CDS encoding terminase ATPase subunit family protein, translated to MNMTPTTTISDPRRQAALLYWQGYSVRQIAETLSIKTPTVQSWKLRDAWEDVAPISRVEASMEARLIQLILKEVKGNGDYKEIDALGRQIERLARVERYRSSGNEADLNPNVRNRNKGERQPVVKNVFSDEQAEKLTGLFMDNCFEYQLNWHKAGLDHRIRNILKSRQIGATFYFAREALIDALTTGRNQIFLSASKAQAHVFKNYIIDFARQVDVDLKGDPIVLPNGARLIFLGTNVRTAQSYTGNLYLDEYFWIPKFQELRKVASGMSLHKKWRTTYFSTPSSLSHSAYPFWSGELFNKGRRSKADRIEIDLSHTHLAKGALCGDGQWRQIVTVEDALTGGCNLFDLDQLQLEYSPSEYQNLLMCEFVDDEASVFPFAELQTCMIDSLEEWSDFNPYLPRPFDYRPVWIGYDPSHTGDSAGCAVIAPPLVAGGKFRVLERHQWRGMDFAAQAKSIEDLTKKYTVEYIGVDATGIGQGVFQLVRQFYPAAREIRYSPEVKTAMVLKAKDTISSGRLEYDAGQTDITQSFMAIRKTMTASGNRSTYEASRSEDASHADVAWAIMHALLNEPLTAASGGANPSILEFY
- a CDS encoding phage filamentation protein Fil family protein, whose protein sequence is MMPFSVAPLLKRQSQSPSYGHGWIMGNDGTRWHPSNNQQQLLRALSTKRPGMIGRLKSFIGGWYE
- a CDS encoding phage portal protein; the encoded protein is MSKRRGRKAFNAKTQPVPAAAPQQQAEAFTFGEPTPVMDKRDILDYAECIGNGRWYEPPVSFHGLAKSLRAAVHHSSPIYVKRNILASTFVPHPMMSQQEFSKFALDYLVFGNAFAELRRNGLGEPWRLETTPAKFTRRGVEEGVYWFVNDWKEPHPFAAGSVFHLIEPDINQELYGLPEYLSALNSAWLNEAATLFRRKYYQNGAHAGYILYMTDAAQSSSDIDRMRQAMRDTKGLGNFRNLFMYAPNGKPDGIKILPLSEVATKDDFFNIKKASRDDLLSAHRVPPQMMGIIPDGAGGFGDSVKAAQVFVRNELTPLQERIKEINSWAGEEVIAFRPYELEQKTT
- a CDS encoding MerR family transcriptional regulator — translated: MASEIAIFTVPAPIVTTKEFAKLEGVSVRTVYRWTTGDNPKLPIETRTIPKGCSKAGSPIRIYYARWKEEQLRKALGHSRFQLIIGG
- a CDS encoding replication endonuclease; translated protein: MQKEYAYPWNAPREAIASPYPTYEEIRRRDQMIAALLRAQELLEKQPVLVQLDVKRRTSELKKNQGTARANVYLTKTFVERTLPRVEKVNAQYRLGEMSTGTFTLLAGNAGEQQGAAGAAGTLWELMRRFNRLPDMSRADVDLLAGDAASFILAEMAQAHSQSADESDYKYTHRIYMTAAAIAREMGQTPPLWEKVTSRLFCPEDVAPAIMRMQNETWWKGRLRRVAASWREHLQIALANVSKKHTPYASSMTVIEWREQKRRTREYLKGMDLEDEEGNRISLIEKYDGSVANPNIRRGELMNRIRGFEDICAEMGFVGEFYTLTAPARYHATIKTGHRNRKWNGASPSDTQRYLCNVWQKIRSKLHREDIRIFGIRVAEPHHDGTPHWHMLMFMRPEDVEQVRQVIRDYAYQQDSSELTTEKARKARFHAESIDPEKGSATGYVAKYISKNIDGYALDGELDDESGKELKETAPAVCAWAARWNIRQFQFIGGAPVTVFRELRKMADSETAHGLSVEFAAVHDAADGGKWAEYVNAQGGPFVKRDDLVVRNWYQTSEDCNQYGEEITRIKGVYATAIGDDTPILTRLTQWKIVPKRAAVDLAFELRDAPASPWSSVNNCTGGLRSKDSNSPESYPEIDLDGMSRRERRQLLSRIRAQKPEKRHLRLRRSEKIEAACDNVISQVKDLCGETISRGLAVRLLGGTETKIAGRMFRSSKYGELLRAKASSRKESLLARVNRLADMARAKNAQ